The following is a genomic window from Malus sylvestris chromosome 7, drMalSylv7.2, whole genome shotgun sequence.
GCCGCTAGCACGATCAATTTGCGCATGCGGCTCCATGAAGTCCCAAAGATCGCTTGGAATGCCGGTCTTGTTGAATCcattgacggttataaacattCCGCAGAAGAAAATCAAGAGTGAATAGGAAACCtgtcaaagaaagaaagaaacttgTTACATTTGTAATCTAATCTAACGTTCGGAGTGAACTTCGTGCTTGTGAAACTTACCTTTTCTAGGCTTGGACGGGCATCCGTGAAGTCAAGAACAACCAGAGCAAGTGCAGCAGTAATCGCACACCACGACATATTGAGGCCCATAAGCAGTGCAATCAGCATTCCTATAGTAATAAGGTAAACACCAGATTTCCACAATATCCTTTTCCATCTTGTGGTCAGATGTTCCTTCCCTTCCAATGACTCCGTAGGAAATGCATCTGTTTGTCTATCGTTCGATGGAGACCTTTTTGATGGGATTGTTTCGTCCCTTTTATGAGAAGACAAATCATTTGTCTCCTCTTTTGATGCACTTGAAATTCTTGCTGACTCTATCACGCCACTAGGAACCTTGTTTACTTCATTCTCGCTAGAAGGTAAGCGGTTTCTAAGAGTCTCGAAATTACCTATGCTCACATTAACATTCAGAGAACTTTGCACAGTCGGGGTTTCCAATCTAGAGTTCATTTCTTGAGAGTTTAAGGATGTACTATGTGTTAATGTAGCTGGATCTTCCTCATCCATCTGGACAGACAACAATCTCCAGAACATACATAGAAGAATCAAAGCATTCACACAAACTCCCACAAGCATCGCAGGGAGAATTCCAATCACAAATGTCCCAAAAGATATCTTACTCTGAACAGCTATAACAAGGTTTTGAGGATTGCCAATCGGGGTTGCTGCAGACCCAATGTTTGCACTCGAGGCAAGGGCGAGTAGGAAAGGATGAGGTGGGAGGTTATGTTGTCCTGCAACTTCTAAAACAAACTCGGTCAAAACCACGCAAGAGGTGTCATTGGTGAAGAGAGCGCTCGAAACTGCAGAAATCAAACAGATTCGACAGAGCAAGTCCTTTGCCCCTTGAGTTTTCCACATGAGCAACTTGCCCAAATACTTGAACATATCTGCTCTTTCGAGATAGATACTCACAACCATTGTCCCAAACAGAAGACCAATGATTGGGAGATCAATAGCAGCGTATGCTTGATCAGGAGTTAAGACTCGGAAAACAACCGTAAGCATTGCCCCGAGGAGGGACCCTGCAGTCCTACCGATTGGCAAGAAAGGGATAGCCGGAAACACAGCCAACACCCAAAAGACTGCAAAAGCAATCGAGCCAAGAACCACTTTGACTGGAGAAGGCATTGCCATTTTTCCAACTTAAGACTGGATGTGCTCCCTCCTGTGCACTCAGATTTGAACCCCGTAATCTATattagtttaaagtagaatATCGCTTGTATCATAAGAAGCTGAAGATCTTACTCATGATAGCTAACCATAGCATCAATACGGACCAAAAACGAAAAGACCTGAACACAAAAACCAATCCCAGTTGCACAACTAGTTTTGCTAAAGATTCAGCTTAGAGACTGAACACAAAAACCAATCCCCGTAATCTAtatctgttgggagacatctgtGTTTTCTTTCTGCGTTCTTTCTAGAcctgacaatttcttacacgacacGTAATAACGGATtttgggtcaacacgataactaatcgggttaTTATCGGATCACACGATAATAACCCGTTAATAATGGGTCCTTAACAAGTTTACACGAGAGTGACACGCAGGTAACCTGTTTCGACAcgataagaaaaaagttattttgatgattttaattttttaaactactaaaaaaaacttactataaaatacaatagatataatgaatatgtatatatagtttattaattattattctatataaattttaaaattttagttttatttatttatttatttttatagtatattataggcaaagattgagattaaaaatcataaaacacattaaaaataaaaatatcaagtaatttaaaaataccaaacacattaaaaaaattataataattaatttacatgtgcgaaaaataagaaaaaaaatatgtaaatgcTCGTAGTCGCATCCTCCGCACTTTGATGATGGGTATAtgatcgtttgaatttttaaaaccacacaaactctcatgaatagtattttgaaaggagttcaaaataaacaaaattcataatcattaatgtataagTCTGAAAGATGTGAAAGCATAATAAACATTCATAATTGCATGCTCAATGCTTAAATGATGGTTACATGgccgtttagatttttaaaactctccaaatctcatgaacaatgttttttatttgagtgcaaaattaataaaattaacaatattattgtagaagtgtgaaaaatgtaataaTTTGTAATgaaaagctttacaactttcatgaatgggtcaacttcgaaatttagtatgtatatactaatttgatattatgttttccattttttttggtcaaattatgtttttcattttcatttttattgatttaaaaaatattttcttaacaAGTAACGGGTCGagtcatattacctgataatattaactggTTGATTTCGGGTCGGGATATATTacctgtttactttaacggtattatacgacacgacccgttaagatatcgggtatgacacgaaaacgacacgaacacgagaaacacgacacgaatgtcaAGTCTAGTTCTTTCACACTTCAGATTATTTAAATGATTATATAATCTTTCTTaatgtgtttgatatttttataagggaaccaggatcctctcctgagcaattcCCTAGGGATCCTAAGAATCCCGCAATCTTgttcgttcattgtatatcgtgcggtaagaaatcatttaaaatttaaattttaaaattcaaatatgaatagtacctaacgaaaactaacCGCACGATATAAAATAAACGGGCAAGATTGCGGGGTCCCTAGgaattgctcaggagaggatcctggttctttataaggctttgtccgtTATATAAtcatttttaatgtgtttgatatttttataaGGCTTTGTTCCTAAAAGGTTTTCACACTTTATAAGGCTAAGTTAAATTAGCTCACACCCACTTCTTTCCAATCCCCAAGCCTTAATCTTTGTTTGGTTCCTGAGAAAAGCAGCAAATTGCAAACGAAACCCATAATTTCAAATCCAAACCTTAATAAGTTGGGTCATGTAAAACAACACAAAGACTCTGATTTCAACGAGCACAACGGACGTATTGCCTCCAATTTTCAATACCCAGAACCAAAAATAACGGTAACAACAACGTTCAAATCTTccccttcattttctttctccaATTTTCTCGGTAACCAAACAAAAAGTTTCGATCCCAAATTGCTCACTGCCACAAACTCGCAACACAGATATACTTGCAAACTTAAACACTCACACATAATCCACAGACAACTAAATTAACTCAAAAAACTCAGTAATTTACTAAACTTGGATAACAGACAAAACGATACTCACTGTAAATTTTCAGGAGCTGCAAAATCCGAGCTGAACCCACTTGGAATCTGGCACGAATCTCGACGATAATTTGAGGGGCTTCTTCTGATTGCTCAGTGAAATAGTTCGGAAGAACAAAATCCCTGGAAATGAAGGACGTAAAGGGGATTGGATTATGAGGAATTTTATGTAGTTTGTTTCCATTGAAAGGAAGAAGAGAATCGTGGCTTt
Proteins encoded in this region:
- the LOC126629232 gene encoding silicon efflux transporter LSI2-like isoform X2; translation: MAMPSPVKVVLGSIAFAVFWVLAVFPAIPFLPIGRTAGSLLGAMLTVVFRVLTPDQAYAAIDLPIIGLLFGTMVVSIYLERADMFKYLGKLLMWKTQGAKDLLCRICLISAVSSALFTNDTSCVVLTEFVLEVAGQHNLPPHPFLLALASSANIGSAATPIGNPQNLVIAVQSKISFGTFVIGILPAMLVGVCVNALILLCMFWRLLSVQMDEEDPATLTHSTSLNSQEMNSRLETPTVQSSLNVNVSIGNFETLRNRLPSSENEVNKVPSGVIESARISSASKEETNDLSSHKRDETIPSKRSPSNDRQTDAFPTESLEGKEHLTTRWKRILWKSGVYLITIGMLIALLMGLNMSWCAITAALALVVLDFTDARPSLEKVSYSLLIFFCGMFITVNGFNKTGIPSDLWDFMEPHAQIDRASGIYVLAVTILVLSNLASNFCCLEGGWQRRRP
- the LOC126629232 gene encoding silicon efflux transporter LSI2-like isoform X1 produces the protein MAMPSPVKVVLGSIAFAVFWVLAVFPAIPFLPIGRTAGSLLGAMLTVVFRVLTPDQAYAAIDLPIIGLLFGTMVVSIYLERADMFKYLGKLLMWKTQGAKDLLCRICLISAVSSALFTNDTSCVVLTEFVLEVAGQHNLPPHPFLLALASSANIGSAATPIGNPQNLVIAVQSKISFGTFVIGILPAMLVGVCVNALILLCMFWRLLSVQMDEEDPATLTHSTSLNSQEMNSRLETPTVQSSLNVNVSIGNFETLRNRLPSSENEVNKVPSGVIESARISSASKEETNDLSSHKRDETIPSKRSPSNDRQTDAFPTESLEGKEHLTTRWKRILWKSGVYLITIGMLIALLMGLNMSWCAITAALALVVLDFTDARPSLEKVSYSLLIFFCGMFITVNGFNKTGIPSDLWDFMEPHAQIDRASGIYVLAVTILVLSNLASNVPTVLLLGGRVAASAALISAAEEKKAWLLLAWVSTVAGNLSLLGSAANLIVCEQARQSPQLAYTLSFWSHLKFGVPSTLIVTAIGLTLIR